CCGGCGCTCTAGCCGTTAGAGCTACTGCCCTGCAAACTAAATAATACATTATTTGGTTTCACGGTGAACTGTATGTTTTTTATCCCAAGGGCAATATTTTTTCAGTTCAACACGGGCAGTATTGGTCCGCTTATTTTTTGTTGTAGCATAATTACGGCGTTTACATTCAGTACAAGCAAGTAATATATTAATACGCATGAGTTTTGTTTACTCCACAATTTCAGTCACTACACCAGCACCAACAGTTCGACCACCCTCACGAATAGCAAAACGTAAACCTTGCTCCATAGCTATTGGGTATATAAGTTCAACATTAAAAGTTGCATTATCACCAGGCATAACCATTTCAACTCCTTCATTAAGAGTAATAACGCCTGTTACGTCAGTTGTACGACAATAAAATTGTGGACGATAACCTGAGAAAAATGGTGTATGTCTACCACCTTCTTCTTTTGAAAGTACATAAACTTCAGCTTTAAACTTACGATGAGGTGTAATGGATTTTAATGCAGAGAGTACTTGACCTCGTTCTACTTCATCACGTTTTACACTTCTTAGAAGAACTCCAATGTTGTCACCTGCTTCTCCCTGGTCAAGAAGTTTGCGGAACATTTCAACACCTGTGCAAGTAGTTTTTATAGTGGGTTTAATGCCTACAATTTCTATTTCTTCTCCAACTTTAATGACACCTCTTTCTACTCGTCCAGTAACTACTGTACCACGGCCAGAAATAGAAAAAACATCTTCAATAGGCATAAGGAATGGTTTATCGATATCACGTTGAGGATCAGGGATATAGCTATCACATGCATCAAGGAGTTCAAGGATTGGTTTAGCATCATCGCTATCTGCGCTATCTGAGTTTAGCGCCTTCAGTGCTGAGCCACGTATAACAGGGACGTCGTCTCCAGGGTATCCATATGTACTTAGTAGTTCACGAATTTCTAGTTCAACAAGTTCTAGAAGTTCAGGATCATCAACCATGTCACATTTATTCATAAAGACAACAAGATAAGGAACGCCAACTTGACGGGCAAGCAAAATATGTTCACGTGTTTGTGGCATAGGTCCATCAGTTGCAGCAACAACTATAATAGCGCCATCCATTTGTGCGGCACCAGTAATCATATTTTTGATATAATCAGCATGGCCAGGGCAGTCGACATGAGCATAATGGCGTT
The sequence above is drawn from the Lawsonia intracellularis PHE/MN1-00 genome and encodes:
- the rpmG gene encoding 50S ribosomal protein L33, whose amino-acid sequence is MRINILLACTECKRRNYATTKNKRTNTARVELKKYCPWDKKHTVHRETK
- the tuf gene encoding elongation factor Tu, which codes for MAKEKFTRNKPHVNVGTIGHIDHGKTTLTAAITKVASMKMGGKFVGYDEIDKAPEEKERGITIATAHVEYETPKRHYAHVDCPGHADYIKNMITGAAQMDGAIIVVAATDGPMPQTREHILLARQVGVPYLVVFMNKCDMVDDPELLELVELEIRELLSTYGYPGDDVPVIRGSALKALNSDSADSDDAKPILELLDACDSYIPDPQRDIDKPFLMPIEDVFSISGRGTVVTGRVERGVIKVGEEIEIVGIKPTIKTTCTGVEMFRKLLDQGEAGDNIGVLLRSVKRDEVERGQVLSALKSITPHRKFKAEVYVLSKEEGGRHTPFFSGYRPQFYCRTTDVTGVITLNEGVEMVMPGDNATFNVELIYPIAMEQGLRFAIREGGRTVGAGVVTEIVE